The following DNA comes from Vibrio gigantis.
CGGTAATGCGCCTCGTGCTTGAGTAACAGCTCAATCATTGCTTTGGCTTTTGTTTTGCCTAATAACTTACTGTATTTGCACATCCAGCGGTGATCAAAAGACGTTGAGATCGGTACTGTTCGAATCACCACAATATGTTTATAGCCCCGTTTATAGGCTTCTTGTGCTGGTATTGGAGCGGCAATACCACCATCAAGCCACTCTTCATCATTCGCTTGAATTGCCTTTGGGCTGATAAAAGGAACAGCACATGAGGCTTTGAGTGCATCCTGCCAAGCGTGAGAGTCTAAGTCAAAATAGGCTGGCTCGTGACGAGTCGCGTGGGATGCACAGGCAAGCACCTTACAACTCTTCATATTGTCATGACCTAACTGCCAGTTGAGCGGTAAGTTTGTTTCGGTTTGCTCAAGCAACCAGTCTAGATCTAATCCTTTCTTTTGTAGTAAGAACTTATAGGCATCGAAGAATTCAGGGCTGGCTGTTGCTTCCGTGATGACGCGATAAGCATGTCG
Coding sequences within:
- a CDS encoding patatin-like phospholipase family protein, producing MSSTHISYALHSYDALAHLDIHIDKVALVTEGGGQRGIFTAGVLDAFLEQSFNPFSLMIGTSAGSLNLASYICGQHRHAYRVITEATASPEFFDAYKFLLQKKGLDLDWLLEQTETNLPLNWQLGHDNMKSCKVLACASHATRHEPAYFDLDSHAWQDALKASCAVPFISPKAIQANDEEWLDGGIAAPIPAQEAYKRGYKHIVVIRTVPISTSFDHRWMCKYSKLLGKTKAKAMIELLLKHEAHYRATQDFLSNPPEDATIYEIHPDKALHSTLLGSPQYALEHDYEVGLLSGKYFLATAGRHIDQA